The Planococcus versutus genome contains a region encoding:
- a CDS encoding helix-turn-helix domain-containing protein: MKQLSKRIKDLREAKRLSTEELAEEIGFAKSTVWAYESGKKQVSVVHLERLADYFEISVDSLLDRDERTINVDLQNTSFLNDYNLMLDDQPLNQHELAEAASFIQVKRRMGSYGTATS, translated from the coding sequence ATGAAACAGTTAAGCAAACGAATCAAAGACTTAAGAGAAGCCAAAAGATTATCTACTGAAGAACTGGCAGAGGAAATTGGCTTCGCCAAAAGTACGGTTTGGGCTTATGAAAGTGGGAAGAAACAAGTTTCCGTAGTACATCTTGAAAGACTTGCGGATTATTTTGAAATCTCAGTAGATAGCTTGTTAGATCGTGATGAGCGAACAATCAATGTTGATTTGCAAAATACAAGTTTCTTAAACGACTATAATTTAATGTTGGACGATCAACCGTTAAATCAACACGAACTTGCTGAAGCAGCATCTTTCATACAAGTTAAGCGACGTATGGGTAGCTACGGAACAGCAACTTCCTAA
- the recQ gene encoding DNA helicase RecQ: MLESAKKLLQSHFGYESFRVGQEQAITQVFEGHNSICVMPTGGGKSMCYQIPALVMEGTTIVVSPLISLMKDQVDALLAAGIPAAYINSSLGFDEVRETLMDVQRGAIKLLYIAPERLDSEMFLNELQGVYVPLIAVDEAHCISQWGHDFRPSYRLISRMTELFPNNPTVLALTATATPQVREDICRILNIEEQHTIMTGFERPNLTFSVVRGQDRERFVKEYVAKNDNEAGIIYAATRKTVDSVYEMLLKKGIKAAKYHAGMPDHERKSGQERFLNDEVTVMVATNAFGMGIDKSNIRFVIHYQLPKNMESYYQEAGRAGRDGLPSECIVLYASQDVQTQRFLIDQAQDPSRIPGELFKLQGMVDYCHTENCLQQFIIHYFGDSTAGPCGHCGNCVDDRESLDVTKDVQMVLSCVIRMGQKFGKVMTAQVLTGSRNKKVLDFGFNKLSTYGILQHQNAKEVSNLIEFMISQELLAVEQGSFPTIYVPDGGRDVLLGKRQVLRKGAVITKRIASNDPLFEELRVVRKKLADEAGVPPFVIFSDKTLQDMVSRRPQNEEEFLEVNGVGANKLEKYGHAFLQAIHSFDAVNN; encoded by the coding sequence TTGTTAGAAAGCGCAAAAAAATTACTGCAGTCTCATTTTGGTTACGAATCATTTCGAGTTGGCCAGGAACAAGCCATCACGCAAGTGTTTGAAGGCCATAATTCGATTTGTGTCATGCCAACTGGCGGAGGCAAGTCGATGTGTTACCAAATTCCAGCGCTTGTTATGGAAGGAACCACAATTGTTGTGTCACCTTTGATTTCATTGATGAAAGACCAAGTTGATGCACTTTTAGCAGCGGGTATTCCAGCTGCATATATAAATAGTTCTCTTGGTTTCGACGAAGTTCGAGAAACGTTAATGGACGTTCAACGCGGCGCCATTAAACTACTCTATATCGCACCAGAACGATTGGATTCGGAAATGTTTTTGAATGAATTGCAAGGTGTTTACGTTCCGTTGATTGCGGTAGACGAAGCGCATTGTATTTCGCAATGGGGACATGATTTTCGTCCGAGTTACCGATTAATTAGTCGGATGACAGAGTTATTTCCAAACAATCCAACCGTGTTAGCGTTAACTGCAACAGCCACACCACAAGTACGTGAAGACATATGCCGAATTTTAAATATTGAAGAACAACACACCATCATGACGGGTTTCGAGCGACCGAATCTAACATTTTCAGTGGTGCGTGGTCAAGACCGTGAACGGTTTGTAAAGGAATACGTAGCGAAAAATGACAATGAAGCAGGTATTATTTACGCAGCAACGCGCAAAACTGTAGATTCAGTGTATGAAATGTTGCTTAAAAAAGGCATTAAAGCAGCAAAATACCATGCTGGTATGCCAGACCACGAAAGAAAAAGTGGACAAGAGCGTTTTCTAAATGATGAAGTGACCGTGATGGTTGCGACCAATGCATTTGGTATGGGCATTGACAAATCGAATATCCGCTTTGTGATTCATTACCAGCTTCCTAAAAACATGGAGAGCTATTATCAAGAAGCAGGACGTGCAGGACGAGATGGTTTGCCGAGTGAGTGCATTGTGCTTTATGCGTCGCAGGATGTTCAAACACAACGGTTCTTAATCGATCAAGCACAAGATCCCAGTCGAATTCCGGGAGAGCTTTTCAAATTGCAAGGAATGGTCGATTATTGTCATACAGAAAATTGCTTGCAGCAGTTTATCATTCATTATTTTGGAGATAGCACGGCGGGGCCATGTGGACATTGCGGAAATTGTGTAGATGACCGTGAAAGCTTAGATGTCACGAAAGATGTTCAAATGGTTTTGTCGTGTGTGATTCGCATGGGTCAAAAATTTGGAAAAGTAATGACGGCACAAGTATTAACAGGATCACGCAATAAAAAAGTACTAGATTTTGGATTTAATAAACTGTCGACATACGGCATCTTGCAACATCAAAATGCGAAAGAAGTTTCAAATTTAATCGAATTTATGATTTCTCAAGAATTATTGGCTGTTGAACAAGGATCGTTTCCGACAATTTATGTGCCTGACGGCGGTAGAGACGTCTTGCTTGGCAAGCGGCAGGTGCTGCGAAAAGGTGCAGTGATAACGAAGCGCATTGCTTCGAACGATCCTTTGTTTGAAGAATTGCGAGTGGTTCGCAAAAAACTAGCTGACGAAGCTGGTGTGCCACCTTTTGTTATTTTTTCAGATAAGACGCTGCAAGATATGGTTTCTAGAAGACCTCAAAATGAAGAAGAGTTTTTAGAAGTTAATGGAGTTGGTGCCAACAAGCTTGAGAAATATGGCCACGCATTTTTACAAGCCATTCATTCTTTTGATGCTGTAAACAACTGA